The Gammaproteobacteria bacterium genomic interval AAGATGAGCTTCTAGCTCTCGATGCGCAGGCACTTCGGCTCCGCAGCGAGCGGCTGATCGGCGGTGCGATCAGCCGCTCTCCATCGTTCGCCGCTCAGATGATGTCCTTCGGGCTCACCGACTCGTGCCACGGGATCATCAGGCGCTTCGCGCCGTTGACCGCGAAGAACAACAAGTAGCCGAGCCCGGCCAGCAGGATGATGACCGCGAACAGCTCGGGCGCGTTGAGCGCGTTCAGCGTGACGACGACCATGTAGCCGAGCCCTTCGCTGCCGCCCAGATACTCGCCGACGATCGCCCCGATGACGGCGAAGACGATGCCGACCTCCATGCCGGCGAACACGTACGGCAGCGTGTTGTGGAACTCGAGGGACCAGAACGTGGCCCAGCGCCCGGCATTGAGGCTGCGCATGACGTCGCGGTGCCCGGGATCCACGGATCGCACGCCGAGCATCACGTTCAACATGATCGGAAAGAACGCGAGAATCGCCGCAATGATCACCTTCGACGTCATGCCGAAGCCGAACCAGATGACGAAGATCGGGATCAGCGCGACTTTCGGCACGACCTGAAAGGCGACGACCATCGGGCGCAGTGCCCTTTCGAGCCACAGCACTCTGCCGAGCACGGCGCCGACGACGACGCCGGACACGAGTGCGATCGCGAAGCCGGCGACCGCCTCGAGCAGCGTGGCGTGCGCATGCACGGTCCACGTCTCGGGCCGGCTCACGACGTCGACCAGCGCGGCGACGACGTCCTCCGGAGGAGGCAGAACGAAGCGGGAGATCTCGAACCAGACGGTAGCGAGCTTCCACAGGGCGATGACGACGATCAGCAACAGCGGTGTGCTGATCCACGGGAGCACTTTGAGCAGCTGCTCGCGCGTTGGCATCACGTTTCCTCGTCCAGTTGACGGCGCAGCTCGCGGACGATGTCCTGGAACTGCGGGGCCGTTTCCAGCTCGAGCCGGCGCGGGCGCGGAAAGTCGACCGGCGTGACCGAGCGTATCCGCCCCGGTCGGGGCGACAGCAGCACCACGCGATCGGCGAGAAACACGGCCTCCGTGATCGAGTGCGTGACGAACACGACCGTCGCACCCGATGCCGCGGCGAGCGACTGAAGCTCGAGATTCATCTTCTCGCGCGTGAGCGCATCCAGCGCGCCGAACGGCTCGTCCATGAGCAGAATTCCCGGACGATAGCTCAGCGCCCTGGCGATCGCGACACGCTGGCGCATGCCGCCGGAAAGCTCTCTCGGGTAAGAGCGCTCGAAGCCCGTGAGGCCGACGAGCTCGCAAAGCTCGCGCGCCCGTGCGCGGCGTTCACTCTTGCCGGTTCCCCGCAGCTTGAGCGGCAGCGCGATGTTGTCCTCGACCGTGTACCACGGAAAGAGGTTCGCGTCCTGAAAAACGATGCCGAGCCGGCGAATCGTCTCCGAATCGCGG includes:
- a CDS encoding ABC transporter permease, translated to MPTREQLLKVLPWISTPLLLIVVIALWKLATVWFEISRFVLPPPEDVVAALVDVVSRPETWTVHAHATLLEAVAGFAIALVSGVVVGAVLGRVLWLERALRPMVVAFQVVPKVALIPIFVIWFGFGMTSKVIIAAILAFFPIMLNVMLGVRSVDPGHRDVMRSLNAGRWATFWSLEFHNTLPYVFAGMEVGIVFAVIGAIVGEYLGGSEGLGYMVVVTLNALNAPELFAVIILLAGLGYLLFFAVNGAKRLMIPWHESVSPKDII
- a CDS encoding ABC transporter ATP-binding protein, translated to MMMGHGTIATRDAEPAEAAQTARDAQPVERPGAAAELELIDVSKEYQARHGSVVALQKVSLSVRQREFISLVGRSGCGKTTLLRILAGLVHPTGGQVLAGGAPLWKDGTRDSETIRRLGIVFQDANLFPWYTVEDNIALPLKLRGTGKSERRARARELCELVGLTGFERSYPRELSGGMRQRVAIARALSYRPGILLMDEPFGALDALTREKMNLELQSLAAASGATVVFVTHSITEAVFLADRVVLLSPRPGRIRSVTPVDFPRPRRLELETAPQFQDIVRELRRQLDEET